Within the Hevea brasiliensis isolate MT/VB/25A 57/8 chromosome 2, ASM3005281v1, whole genome shotgun sequence genome, the region TGTTATATTAGCTAAGAGTTAAACTCTCTAttactctttctctttctctttgcaACTTAATTCTATCAATATAaatcaaattattgaattattgccattcaaattcaattctgcATGTCCCTTACGAGATATAAAAGAGAAGTTTTAGGCATTATATGATCTAGTGACACTGAGCATACTAGACTCACGTTCAATAAAGAACACAAAGTGTCGAGTATGGTCTTGTAaaagtaaattttttatttataagggGTTTAAATGGATCAATTAAATTGACAATGACTTATTTAACTTTAAAAGTAATTATTAAGAGCTTAaaagaataaattaaattgataaaaatttatttgacCGTAAGAGTAATTATCAGATATTTAAaagaattatttaaattaataaaaatttatttaactttaaaaataattatcaaaGACTTAAAAGAAGCTTTTTGCCATTATATTTTTACACAaacacaattaaaaaaaattaaaatataataaaattttaaataacacatttaattgCAGAAGCCTTGAATTTAGACAAttagttataaaaaaaataattatttaatttattataaaaactaagatattattgaaaataataataataatacttaaaaaaaatatataaaagaattaaataagaaTTAAACACTCTTGTCTCCGGTCAGATTcactttcatttccttgtttaaaaGTATCCAAACAAAGGGTAGAACTCCCAAAATCCCTGCATCTGTTTCTCCTGCAAGTATAGCGTTCAATTTCACGGGGAGACTGTCACTGACCGTGCTTCCGATTGGACAGTAGGGATCCGGGGAAATTAAAGCCAAGGAAAACAAAAATGTCCTCATCGTCGAGCAGTGGTTTAACATTCAAGCTACACCCACTTGTCATAGTTAACATCTCCGATCACTATACGCGGGTCAAATCTCAGATGAACCCTCCCGTTACCTCCACCGCCACCACCTCCTCCTCTAGTACTACTACTAACAACAGCAACGGCTCCGGCGATGGTGGTGTCACTGCTGTTTCAGCTGCAGCACCGCCACCCAGAGTGTACGGATGCGTTATAGGAGTGCAGAGGGGACGCATCGTTGAGATCTTCAacagttttgagcttctttatgatCCCGTCACCCACTCCCTAGACCGAGCTTTCCTTGAGAAGAAACAAGAGCTCTGTAATTTTCCTCTATACTTTgggattcttaatttattttattgtggTTTAGTAGTTCCTAGggttatttaattgaaaatttgtgtTTGGATTTCAGATAAGAAGGTTTTCCCCCACTTTTACATACTGGGATGGTATTCAACGGGTAGTGACGCTGAGGAATTCGATATGCATATTCACAAGGCTGTATGTTTCCAATGCTCTTTTTCCTCAAGCATGCCTTTTGTTGTTTTCGCAGTCATTTACTCTTGTAATTGAAATTTCATCGTAGTGAGGTTAGATAATTCATAAAAATGGTAATATTAGATATATGGTGATGCCAGAGAGAAGACTTGCACTGCTTGGTACTGCATTTGTATGTAATAATGTGTTACTTATTTGAAGGCAATggaaaaatagaaaatttaacTTTATTATTTTTGGTTGGGAAGTTTAGAATATATTTGCAATTGGGATTAGGAGCAATTGGCGTAGTTTAGGAAATCTTGTCAGATAGCATCATTATAACGACAATTTGTTTTGTGTCAAGGACTTGATAACTGATACTATGATAATTGCATATGGTTCTTTGGCTTCTGAATGCATCTTGTCTTAAATTTCAGAATCTCTCAATGCCGATAGGTTGTGCATTGTTAGTGATGTGTACAAAATGAGTTAACTAATCTTAAATGTGTTCCACCTTATTGTGGGAAATTGTTTTGCTATTTTGGAGGACATATCCATATAAATATGTTATTTTGTCTGTGACTGTGTTATATTGATTTTCTTTCTTTACTTTGTTCTGGTATATTCTTGGCATCTTGATGCATTCATCTGCAGTTGATAATTTTCAACGGATGCATTTTTATTTGTCAGTAAATTGTAACAACTGTTTTCTGTAACAGTTGATGGATATTAATGAAAGCCCTGTTTATGTTCTACTTAATCCTTTAATCAATCCGGCCCAGAAGGATCTGCCTGTGACTATATATGAAAGTGGTAGGTAATTTTTGTTACTGTTGCTTCTTTTTATGTAATACTATTTATACAGCAGTGAAGCTACTTGCATACTGATTATATGAATTTTCTATTGATGGTGCTGCTGTTTaactctttgttatattattcaaTGATTCAATGGCACAAATTGTGTTCTGCCACTGCAATAGTCATGCATAATTGTTATCTTAAGCTAAAGTGTGAGATTTTATCAATGTTATCTATCTCCTTCCTTCTTTCCCTCTTGTAGTGGATGTAACATTGTAACATCTGTCTTTTATTTCTATACACTTCATTTGGATGCATCGATAGGAAGGGATAGGAAAGGAAAGTGCAAAAAGATAATAGATATCTGTTGTTTGGGAGTTTAATGAGGTTAGGAAAGAAAGGATAAGAAATTATTAGTTATCCTTTGAAACTGTAGTACTGTTCTCTCGTATTCCATGCATTAAGGACTGTCATTTCTTTTCCTATTCAAGAAGAACTCCCAAACATAGTGATAGTGATTATTCAATCTAAAAGTTGATTTTTTAGTTGGGGGCATAACAATAGTTTTTAAATTGTATCATGGCTGCTCACATGGAAGCACAGCTGGTTTGAAAGTGCAAATGAAGCATAATATGGCTAATTACTTTGTGCTAGAATATAATTACAAGCATATGGGACCGAAAATTCAAATATGGACTAGTAGGGTCAGAGAGTCTAAAACCAATGTCTTTTGAACAAAGTTTATATACTCATTAATATTTTAGTTGGTATATTTAGTGTTGCGCTTTATAATTTTTCATGACCAAACTGTGCCATTTCCAAATCTATAGTTTTGAAAATCATGTACTACTGAGAGGTATTGCTCATTATAATTGAATGCAGGCCTaactacccaaaaaaaaaaaaaaaaatcctttatgtggtttttaaaattttaccaaaCCTTCTAATTTTGGCAATTTTAGCCTGATATAACAATTTAGATGCAATGGTCAAAATTGAAATATGAAGTCTTCTACATAGATTTAAATCGCGATCGTGGCCACGTTTGTGGTCATGGTTGTGAGTAACCGAAATAGGCCTATAATGGCTGTAACGTAACGGTAACAACTTATTGCTacgcattttttttttttctgaaaaatTTTCAAGTTcatgaaattaatatatatttcaagatataattaaaattaagatgcataaTTAAATAATAAGTATGAATACATTAAATAATGATAGTTAATCCATCATTCTTGGACatcattaatattaattaatataaagctAAAATAACTTTGCCAATAGTAAAGAGTTAACCTTATAACTATGTAGATTGAGCAAACTAATCTTTCATACTATAAATTTAATAACAAACCTAGCATAAATATAATTTTCTTCAACAAAAAAgcaaaaaatagtaaaaaaaaaaaaaactcacctTTTGCAAGAAACAAATGTGTAGAGCTGGAAAGATTGTTAATGATAACTCAAGAGAGGAGTAAAAGATCTATAAAAAGTTAGAAAAGTTTATATGGGAAATTTGAGAGAATGAGAGACAACATCTAAAAGCACTCAAGACTAATAAAAAACGATGAGAAATAGTTGTTACCCCCATTTGACTTAAAATAATGAGATAATGGACCATTACCGTTACTTAACGGTAAATAACGGTATTACCATTAAGTAATGGGTGTAAGGGCCGTTATAGGAGCAAATTTTCTTATGCCTTTAAATAATGATGCCACAGTTAATTGGAGGGCAAAAAAACATGTAAATATCGTATGTTATGTAACATAATGGCCTTTATTTTAAAACCATGGTCTTCTattattaattgatattaaaaaaatttaatgttttCCTCCTTGATGTTTGTCCCTTAAACATCAACTTGCCAATTTAAT harbors:
- the LOC110660042 gene encoding COP9 signalosome complex subunit 6a — translated: MSSSSSSGLTFKLHPLVIVNISDHYTRVKSQMNPPVTSTATTSSSSTTTNNSNGSGDGGVTAVSAAAPPPRVYGCVIGVQRGRIVEIFNSFELLYDPVTHSLDRAFLEKKQELYKKVFPHFYILGWYSTGSDAEEFDMHIHKALMDINESPVYVLLNPLINPAQKDLPVTIYESELHVIDGIPQLIFVRSSYTIETVEAERISVDHVAHLKPSDGGSAATQLAAHLTSIHSAIKMLNSRIRVLHHYLVAMQKGEIPCENSLLRQVSSLLRRLPAIESEKFQDDFLMEYNDTLLITYLAMFTNCSSTMNELVDKFNTAYDRHSRRGGRTAFI